The Candidatus Eisenbacteria bacterium genome has a segment encoding these proteins:
- a CDS encoding 30S ribosomal protein S1, with protein MVEETQTLQPEERDETPRERPRRVHVRMMEAVDDDDTREGLAEEQARMMGLYEESLKDIDEGEIVRGTVLRVDEKEVLVDVGFKSEGVISIDEFPDRSLINVGDVIEVYLEKMENQEGLVVLSKQRADFVRVWDRVKDAADRGEVVEGRIIRKIKGGVVVDLFGVEAFLPGSQIALRQVQNIDELMNQTLRFKIIKLNKRRRNIVVSRRAVLEEERAAQKSAIITELAKDQVREGVVKNITDFGAFVDLGGIDGLLHITDMSWGRVGHPSEVVQIGQKIQVKVLSFDPEKERISLGLKQLTPYPWEEVDKKYSVQQRVKGRVVSITDYGAFVELEKGVEGLMHVSEMSWTRHVRHPSKVVSQGDIIEAVVLKVDKENEKISLGLKQIEPDPWQTLDLKYPVRSSVSGKVRNLTNFGAFVELEEGIDGLVHVSDMSWTRRVNHPSEMLKKGDKVDVMVLNIDKENRRVSLGIKQLEEDPWPNLSDKYLPGQILKGNVTRILDRGVIVDLGENIEGFVPSGQLGVENLKKPSDAFKPGDPLSLKVTRVDVASRRIILSAKAYLQDADKAEVDQFMKDHTPNPSNSADGSPETVVVSEGGEDLPAE; from the coding sequence ATGGTCGAAGAGACCCAGACCCTACAGCCCGAGGAACGCGACGAGACACCGCGCGAGCGTCCCCGGCGCGTCCACGTACGCATGATGGAAGCGGTGGATGACGACGACACCCGCGAAGGCCTGGCCGAGGAGCAGGCCCGGATGATGGGCCTGTACGAGGAATCCCTCAAGGACATCGACGAGGGGGAGATCGTACGCGGCACCGTGCTTCGCGTGGACGAGAAGGAAGTTCTGGTAGACGTCGGATTCAAGTCCGAGGGCGTCATCTCCATCGACGAGTTCCCGGACCGCAGCCTGATCAACGTGGGCGACGTCATCGAAGTCTACCTTGAGAAGATGGAGAACCAGGAAGGCCTGGTCGTGCTGTCCAAGCAGCGCGCCGACTTCGTGCGGGTCTGGGATCGCGTCAAGGACGCGGCCGACCGCGGCGAGGTCGTCGAGGGCCGCATCATCCGCAAGATCAAGGGCGGCGTGGTGGTGGACCTCTTCGGCGTCGAGGCGTTCCTGCCCGGCTCGCAGATCGCCCTGCGGCAGGTGCAGAACATCGACGAGCTGATGAACCAGACGCTCCGGTTCAAGATCATCAAGCTGAACAAGCGCCGCCGGAACATCGTGGTGAGCCGCCGCGCCGTGCTGGAAGAGGAGCGCGCCGCGCAGAAGAGCGCGATCATCACCGAGCTGGCGAAGGACCAGGTGCGCGAGGGCGTGGTGAAGAACATCACCGACTTCGGCGCGTTCGTGGACCTCGGCGGCATCGACGGCCTGCTCCACATCACCGACATGAGCTGGGGCCGCGTCGGCCACCCCTCCGAGGTGGTGCAGATCGGCCAGAAGATCCAGGTCAAGGTGCTCTCGTTCGACCCCGAGAAGGAGCGCATCTCGCTCGGCCTCAAGCAGCTCACGCCGTACCCGTGGGAGGAAGTGGACAAGAAGTACAGTGTCCAGCAGCGGGTCAAGGGCCGCGTGGTCTCGATCACCGACTACGGCGCCTTCGTGGAGCTGGAGAAGGGCGTCGAGGGCCTGATGCACGTGTCCGAGATGAGCTGGACGCGCCACGTGCGGCACCCGAGCAAGGTGGTCTCGCAGGGCGACATCATCGAGGCCGTGGTGCTCAAGGTGGACAAGGAGAACGAGAAGATCTCGCTGGGCCTCAAGCAGATCGAGCCCGATCCGTGGCAGACGCTGGACCTCAAGTACCCGGTGCGCTCGAGCGTGTCGGGCAAGGTCCGGAACCTGACCAACTTCGGCGCCTTCGTGGAGCTGGAGGAGGGCATTGACGGCCTGGTGCACGTCTCCGACATGTCCTGGACCCGCCGCGTCAACCACCCGTCCGAGATGCTCAAGAAGGGCGACAAGGTGGACGTGATGGTCCTGAACATCGACAAGGAGAACCGCCGGGTCTCCCTGGGCATCAAGCAGCTCGAGGAAGACCCGTGGCCGAACCTGTCGGACAAGTACCTGCCCGGCCAGATCCTCAAGGGCAACGTCACCCGCATCCTGGATCGCGGCGTGATCGTGGACCTCGGGGAGAACATCGAGGGCTTCGTGCCCTCGGGCCAGCTGGGAGTGGAGAACCTCAAGAAGCCCTCGGACGCCTTCAAGCCGGGCGACCCGCTCAGCCTGAAGGTCACCCGCGTGGACGTGGCCAGCCGCCGGATCATCCTGTCGGCGAAGGCCTATCTCCAGGACGCGGACAAGGCCGAGGTGGACCAGTTCATGAAGGACCACACGCCCAACCCCTCGAACAGCGCCGACGGCTCTCCGGAGACGGTGGTGGTCAGCGAGGGCGGCGAGGACCTGCCGGCAGAGTAG
- a CDS encoding 1-acyl-sn-glycerol-3-phosphate acyltransferase, whose product MRPWYRFILALARWILRGIGPMRVIGREHLPRGRNFIMASNHFSFFEPPILGVASHIELHYFAKQKLFEIPVFGRLIRSVNAVPINRGSTDLTGLNGALEVLRAGGSLVIFPEGGRNRTGRLKPPKGGIGYLALGSGVPIVPAYVRNSNRMLNCTLRRSKITVAFGPPLEPDPELLNLERKEAHRRIGRAVMDQIALLEQQVLALETGTDGATPKADSAPGPGRPGPVHP is encoded by the coding sequence GTGAGGCCCTGGTACCGGTTCATCCTGGCGCTGGCCCGCTGGATCCTGCGGGGCATCGGCCCGATGCGGGTGATCGGCCGCGAGCACCTGCCGCGGGGGCGCAACTTCATCATGGCCAGCAATCACTTCTCGTTCTTTGAGCCGCCGATCCTGGGGGTGGCCTCGCACATCGAGTTGCATTACTTCGCCAAGCAGAAGCTGTTCGAGATCCCGGTCTTCGGGCGGCTGATCCGCAGCGTCAACGCCGTGCCCATCAACCGCGGGAGCACCGATCTGACCGGTCTCAACGGGGCGCTGGAGGTTTTGCGGGCCGGGGGCAGCCTCGTGATCTTTCCCGAGGGCGGCCGCAATCGGACCGGCCGGCTCAAGCCGCCCAAGGGGGGGATCGGCTATCTCGCTCTGGGGAGCGGGGTTCCCATCGTGCCGGCGTATGTGCGGAATTCGAATCGGATGTTGAATTGCACCCTGCGAAGGAGTAAGATAACGGTCGCTTTTGGCCCGCCGCTGGAACCGGATCCCGAGTTGCTCAACCTGGAGCGCAAGGAGGCCCACCGCCGGATCGGCCGCGCGGTAATGGACCAGATTGCCCTTCTGGAGCAGCAGGTGCTGGCCCTCGAAACCGGCACGGACGGGGCGACGCCAAAAGCAGATTCCGCCCCCGGCCCAGGCAGGCCGGGGCCTGTTCACCCTTGA
- a CDS encoding (d)CMP kinase gives MLAIDGPAGAGKSSTARAVAERLGFAYVDTGAMYRALAVAAARAGVPLESEPGLVELLERVSLRFDPAGRLLLDGEDVSVDIRSPEASRAASVVASHGRVRTRMVGAQRRLAEGSGSVVMEGRDIGTVVCPDTPIKVFLDADLAERARRRIRQQGLVPTPAELEKVKCAIAERDASDEGRADGPLRAADDAARIDTTGLSFDAQVQRVLAAVRARWPDAWGPWPGGEGKGP, from the coding sequence GTGCTGGCCATTGACGGCCCGGCCGGGGCCGGCAAGAGCTCCACCGCGCGCGCCGTGGCGGAACGGCTCGGGTTCGCCTACGTGGACACCGGCGCAATGTACCGCGCGCTGGCGGTGGCCGCCGCGCGTGCCGGGGTGCCGCTGGAATCGGAACCCGGCCTGGTGGAGCTGCTCGAGAGGGTGAGCCTGCGCTTCGACCCCGCGGGCCGGCTGCTGCTGGACGGGGAGGACGTCAGCGTGGACATCCGCAGCCCCGAGGCCTCGAGGGCCGCCTCCGTGGTGGCCTCGCACGGCCGGGTGCGCACCCGCATGGTCGGCGCCCAGCGCCGCCTGGCGGAAGGCTCCGGCTCGGTGGTCATGGAAGGCCGCGACATCGGCACCGTGGTGTGCCCCGACACGCCCATCAAGGTGTTCCTGGACGCCGACCTGGCCGAGCGGGCCCGGCGTCGCATCCGGCAGCAGGGCCTGGTGCCCACGCCCGCCGAGCTGGAAAAGGTGAAGTGCGCCATCGCCGAGCGGGACGCCTCGGACGAGGGCCGCGCCGACGGCCCGCTGCGCGCCGCCGACGACGCCGCGCGCATCGACACCACCGGCCTGAGCTTCGACGCCCAGGTGCAGCGGGTGCTCGCGGCCGTGCGCGCGCGCTGGCCGGATGCGTGGGGACCCTGGCCCGGCGGGGAGGGGAAGGGCCCGTGA